The following are from one region of the Salicibibacter kimchii genome:
- a CDS encoding (Fe-S)-binding protein, which produces MATAPKLADLVVTKNDPPVGNYLWEDPPDEDKFSACVHCGMCLEACPTYLELGHEHQSPRGRIHSIVAVAEGKISIDEAFEDPMFTCLDCRACETACPAGVQVGTLIEEARGQVRQAMPLKGWQGFVSRFFLRGVFPHTKRLHALGMLTRIYQKSGAQTVVRKSGAKKVLPDHLGAMEGIMPDVGRPVLKTHPERIPAQGEEKGTASMFTGCIMDVMYSDVNEATVRVLTKNGHNVEIPKQQNCCGALHVHAGDREMSKKLARQNIDTFLESDAEHVVVNAAGCGCALREYPELLQNDEEYKEKAEQFSEKVLDVSKYLHDYGYEAPKASLNKRVTYHDACHLAHGQGVWDEPREILEAIPGLEMAHLPNADSCCGSAGVYNITNPDMAGRILDRKMADVPDDVEMISMGNPGCMLQMAMGVEKYGRDEKIVHTMQLLDWAYEREEGEDDE; this is translated from the coding sequence GATCCGCCGGTAGGTAATTATTTGTGGGAAGATCCGCCGGATGAGGATAAATTTTCTGCTTGTGTTCATTGCGGCATGTGCTTGGAGGCGTGTCCGACGTATTTGGAACTTGGGCATGAGCATCAGTCGCCTAGGGGGCGGATTCATTCGATCGTGGCGGTAGCGGAAGGAAAAATTAGCATTGATGAAGCGTTTGAAGATCCGATGTTCACGTGTCTCGATTGTCGCGCGTGTGAAACGGCGTGTCCGGCAGGCGTGCAGGTGGGGACGCTCATCGAGGAAGCACGCGGGCAAGTGCGACAGGCGATGCCTTTGAAAGGATGGCAAGGGTTCGTGAGCCGGTTTTTCTTGCGCGGTGTGTTTCCGCATACGAAGCGGTTGCACGCGTTGGGGATGTTGACGAGAATCTATCAAAAGAGCGGCGCGCAGACGGTCGTTCGCAAGAGTGGGGCGAAGAAGGTGCTGCCGGATCATCTCGGCGCGATGGAAGGGATTATGCCGGACGTTGGGCGGCCGGTGTTGAAAACGCATCCGGAGCGGATTCCGGCGCAGGGAGAAGAAAAGGGTACGGCATCGATGTTTACCGGCTGCATCATGGATGTGATGTACAGCGATGTGAATGAAGCAACCGTTAGGGTATTAACGAAAAATGGCCATAACGTGGAGATTCCGAAACAGCAGAATTGTTGCGGTGCCTTGCATGTGCACGCGGGCGATCGGGAGATGAGTAAAAAATTAGCACGTCAAAACATCGATACGTTTTTGGAATCGGATGCAGAACATGTCGTCGTTAATGCGGCAGGATGCGGCTGTGCGTTGCGGGAATATCCGGAGCTATTGCAAAATGATGAGGAATACAAAGAAAAAGCGGAACAGTTTTCGGAAAAAGTGCTCGATGTGTCGAAATATTTACATGATTACGGATATGAAGCGCCGAAAGCGTCGTTGAATAAGCGGGTAACCTATCATGATGCGTGCCATCTCGCTCACGGTCAGGGGGTGTGGGATGAGCCGAGAGAGATTCTCGAAGCGATTCCGGGATTGGAAATGGCGCATTTGCCAAATGCGGATAGTTGTTGCGGCAGCGCGGGCGTATACAATATCACGAACCCGGATATGGCCGGGCGCATCCTCGACCGAAAAATGGCGGACGTGCCGGATGATGTGGAAATGATCTCCATGGGCAACCCCGGCTGTATGTTGCAGATGGCGATGGGGGTTGAGAAGTATGGCCGTGACGAGAAAATCGTCCATACGATGCAGCTCTTGGATTGGGCCTATGAACGTGAGGAAGGTGAAGACGATGAGTGA